A single window of Ictalurus furcatus strain D&B chromosome 3, Billie_1.0, whole genome shotgun sequence DNA harbors:
- the LOC128605531 gene encoding methylcytosine dioxygenase tet3-A isoform X1: MPHTVKRPKKVQPPRKQNVKKLKSSTGKTRAGNSSNPRGPTIGKRHPVTRKPKAKKRATRVIQGRAISKDTKKAVTGRASKTNNTFNVIGSIRCTRSSQTQNGLFADLAGRRRSFRGSQLSQIVLQEVKSPRRLVTKKTIKAQETTEQDTMKNPDLCDPKSDVRQDEALVPNGGHPTFNSVSDEAKVEEDRESLVLNAAKLVEEKTEVTAEMVESENNPGPIQNTDQPHTELSDLLVNSCDPTVNVDFVCTLNTSDLTVSTLSQSHDIDPQITPKDSSQPDVSVVPPVNELLQESAHSVLQHTPDPTQVVDREHQCTLDPKAKDVNDADVKTKDANDNDDEMYNKNEGALSLLSLSAGFYCNSLPSLDCESQTATYFLNKLLSSSESTQSSFDNESEAGGSVLAPGPEEAGASSFLEAELHQRLPQVQQRRERKKRRRCGACVPCLRKINCGQCSCCLNRKTGHQICKLRKCVELKKRPFPISAGEVSCKDLSKPQKKNSVSKVESQAISVNGTSSEQMEEEVPEDEACDVSQEHSAPPDSPTPLQHSPAPTPAESELRPAVSHQALPTHYDSHNGAKHVKPNTEKHTDPTKTQSEPQRTLNMLTSIQPPEALPEKMENGKIKMEEPSTVADEQIASHLGSSVYFEDALSTLATVVCSAIPDRKVLEEKLFGPETSDICSLKSENEEPYQSHKHQEQTFNSPENDDNPHLKDSVALYFPNIQSLVEHRSLSIDQAIAIAALTELAATPETVPFKIDHQGQNLQNESTLSTNFASNKPIPLQEAKSISEVVSNKVPVISSSLHQTSVICSPFNRQENSTHRSTPTPHRLSLHDLLKASSECEKILHTQEHGRLSQALCKTERIDGTFKKIKHVDRTHSSRRRDEEEVAAQLVQLAFMIESQHKPVSSENSPPKGMPVQTTKYNHHTIGQHLKRQRKPKSTSSSPRISKKRATEIEGGNHRIPLAKRSPNGKALLKMKGKREALQQKAKLHSKRNPFLPQTQIDLKKYLGHANNENRRLFHFSNSHKREHLDLQALMSSGNQNTQHFKTDHAALGHCHGNQCPPNGYCHSLTNGHLGATQGQRHECEEHFISQVSKTHSVLNHGAKSQAPCAMPNVQRPDPSVSPGRQHKANSLNYEPRQASVDQNGYYEVETSGSVTVLSMSAQHMENGGVECPGEHTPTKHTLNSFLESPLNFLNTPTKNLINTPSKSILDFHSCDCMEQIIEKEEGPYYTHLGSGPTVAAVREMMENRYGEKGKAVRMEVVVFTGREGRSSQGCPIAKWVIRRGSEEEKLLCLVRQRAGHRCQNAVVVILILAWEGIPRNMADKLYQDLTKTLYTYGSPTNRRCALNEDRTCACQGLNPETCGASFSFGCSWSMYYNGCKFARSKVPRKFRLQGDFPEEEEKLESNLQNLAEDVAPVYKRLAPEAYHNQVRQEKLGQDCRLGTREGRPFSGVTACVDFCAHAHRDTHNLTNGSTVVCTLTKEDNRAVRNIPEDEQLHVLPLYKISETDEFGQVEGQRAKMETGALQVLSSFPREVRMLAEPVKSAHKRRLEAKREREKQSSQEKKLVTPAKTKNEPLKGFKSTSPKYEAQKYCPPVQVTPDMETCFLSLIDSSSPYSSMDCTPQGGPSEHNAALSPYSNGNLPAPPQFAGQKPFRNQQDTQGSLETKSQGFSDYHFGVKTEPMEVHCFQGGASPRLLSPAQAEGLHSRLNQAQPSLDNNYHHGPPTTLRPLTPEEVKAEEVWSDSEHNFLDSNIGGVAVAPSHGSILIECARHELHATTPILQPNRSHPTRISLVFYQHKSLNAPGHGLLQWEAKMAEKAREREEAAERLGSEAANVGRSKAVKRVSESEEEDVSQDEREELNVPTRQSLTATRDNVITSSPYALTHVTGPYNRWT, translated from the exons ATGCCTCATACTGTTAAACGACCAAAGAAAGTACAGCCTccaagaaaacaaaatgttaaaaagttgAAATCATCCACTGGTAAAACGCGAGCAGGGAATTCAAGCAATCCCAGAGGGCCAACAATAGGTAAACGGCATCCAGTAACCAGAAAGCCCAAAGCAAAGAAACGAGCAACCAGGGTGATCCAGGGACGTGCCATCAGCAAGGACACCAAAAAAGCAGTCACAGGAAGAGCAAGCAAGACCAATAATACATTTAACGTTATAGGATCTATCAGGTGCACACGTAGCTCTCAGACCCAAAATGGCCTGTTTGCAGACCTCGCTGGCAGGAGGAGGTCCTTTCGAGGTAGTCAGTTATCCCAGATTGTCTTGCAGGAAGTGAAGTCTCCCAGGAGGCTGGTCACAAAAAAGACCATCAAAGCCCAGGAGACCACGGAACAGGATACTATGAAAAACCCAGATCTTTGTGACCCTAAAAGTGATGTCCGACAAGACGAGGCACTTGTTCCCAACGGAGGGCATCCCACCTTTAACTCAGTTTCTGACGAAGCAAAAGTAGAGGAGGACAGAGAATCACTTGTTCTCAATGCTGCTAAGTTGGTGGAGGAGAAGACAGAGGTCACCGCTGAAATGGTAGAAAGTGAAAACAACCCTGGGCCCATTCAGAACACTGACCAGCCACACACTGAATTGAGTGATTTGCTTGTGAACTCATGTGACCCGACCGTTAACGTGGACTTTGTTTGTACACTTAATACCTCAGACCTGACAGTATCCACACTTTCACAGTCACATGATATTGACCCTCAAATAACTCCAAAAGACTCTTCTCAGCCAGATGTCTCTGTGGTGCCCCCTGTAAATGAATTACTTCAAGAATCAGCACACAGTGTGCTTCAGCACACTCCAGATCCTACCCAAGTGGTGGACAGAGAGCACCAGTGCACCTTAGACCCGAAAGCCAAAGATGTGAATGACGCGGATGTGAAAACCAAAGATGCGAATGACAACGACGATGAGATGTACAACAAGAATGAAGGAGCACTGTCACTCCTCTCGTTGAGCGCAGGTTTTTATTGCAACTCTCTGCCCAGCCTGGACTGTGAGTCTCAAACAGCAACGTATTTCCTAAATAAACTGTTGAGCAGCTCCGAGAGCACCCAGTCCTCTTTTGACAATGAGTCCGAGGCTGGGGGTTCAGTACTGGCTCCAGGACCCGAGGAAGCAGGTGCTTCTTCCTTCCTGGAGGCAGAATTACACCAGCGTTTACCCCAAGTTCagcagagaagagagagaaagaagaggaggagatgtGGGGCATGTGTGCCTTGTCTTCGCAAGATCAACTGTGGACAGTGCAGCTGCTGCTTAAACCGAAAGACTGGTCATCAGATCTGTAAGCTCAGGAAATGTGTGGAGCTGAAGAAAAGGCCCTTTCCGATCTCTGCTGGAGAG GTGAGCTGCAAAGATCTTTCCAAACCACAGAAAAAGAACAGCGTCTCCAAG GTTGAGTCACAGGCCATCTCAGTAAATGGCACTAGCTCAGagcagatggaggaggaggtgccAGAGGACGAGGCATGTGATGTATCTCAAGAACACTCTGCTCCACCTGATTCGCCCACGCCTCTCCAGCACAGCCCTGCACCAACACCAGCTGAGAGCGAACTCCGGCCTGCTGTCAGCCACCAGGCACTTCCTACTCACTATGACTCTCACAATGGTGCTAAGCATGTAAAACCAAACACTGAGAAACATACAGATCCCACCAAAACACAGTCCGAGCCCCAAAGGACTTTGAACATGCTCACCAGCATTCAACCACCTGAGGCACTTCCTGAAAAGATGGAAAATGGAAAGATCAAAATGGAAGAGCCAAGCACGGTGGCAGATGAACAAATTGCATCCCACTTAGGTAGtagtgtctactttgaagatgctttGTCTACACTAGCAACTGTAGTATGTTCCGCCATCCCTGATAGGAAGGTTTTGGAAGAGAAGCTATTTGGTCCAGAGACCTCAGATATCTGTtctttaaaaagtgaaaatgaagaaCCGTATCAGAGTCATAAACACCAAGAACAGACTTTTAACAGTCCAGAAAATGATGATAACCCTCATCTTAAAGACTCAGTTGCACTGTATTTTCCTAATATCCAGTCTTTAGTTGAGCATAGGAGCTTAAGCATTGATCAGGCCATAGCTATTGCGGCCTTAACCGAGTTGGCAGCTACCCCAGAAACCGTGCCCTTCAAAATAGATCATCAGGGTCAGAACCTTCAGAATGAAAGCACATTGTCCACAAACTTTGCATCAAACAAGCCTATACCTCTTCAAGAAGCTAAATCTATATCAGAGGTTGTTTCCAATAAAGTCCCAGTAATTAGTTCATCATTGCATCAGACATCTGTTATTTGCAGTCCATTCAACAGGCAAGAAAATTCCACCCACCGCAGCACACCCACCCCCCACAGACTCTCTTTACATGATCTCTTAAAGGCTAGCTCAGAATGTGAAAAAATCTTGCACACCCAAGAGCATGGAAGATTAAGTCAAGCACTTTGTAAAACAGAGAGGATAGATGGCACTTTTAAAAAGATCAAACATGTTGATAGAACACATAGCTCAAGgaggagagatgaagaggaggTTGCAGCCCAGTTGGTACAACTTGCATTTATGATTGAATCACAGCACAAGCCAGTATCTTCTGAAAACAGCCCACCCAAGGGAATGCCAGTTCAGACCACAAAATACAATCATCACACCATTGGGCAACATTTAAAAAGGCAAAGGAAACCAAAATCAACCTCCTCAAGTCCAAGGATATCAAAAAAGAGAGCCACTGAGATTGAGGGAGGGAATCACAGGATACCACTAGCCAAGAGATCACCCAATGGCAAAGCACTTCTCAAGATGAAGGGTAAAAGGGAGGCCTTGCAGCAAAAGGCAAAATTGCACTCCAAAAGAAATCCGTTTCTGCCCCAGACGCAAATAGACTTGAAAAAATACCTAGGACATGCTAATAATGAAAATAGGCGACTTTTCCATTTCAGCAACTCCCATAAGAGAGAGCACTTAGACCTGCAGGCTCTCATGAGCTCTGGGAACCAGAACACTCAGCATTTCAAAACAGACCATGCAGCTCTGGGTCACTGCCATGGCAACCAGTGTCCACCAAATGGATATTGTCATAGTCTCACAAATGGCCACCTAGGTGCTACCCAAGGCCAGAGGCATGAATGtgaagaacattttatttctcagGTATCGAAAACCCACAGTGTGCTGAATCATGGTGCTAAATCACAAGCCCCCTGTGCCATGCCTAATGTCCAAAGGCCAGACCCATCAGTGAGTCCAGGGAGGCAACATAAAGCAAACAGTCTCAACTATGAGCCACGTCAGGCTTCCGTTGATCAGAACGGGTATTACGAAGTAGAGACATCGGGCTCTGTGACCGTGTTGTCCATGTCAGCTCAACATATGGAAAATGGTGGTGTAGAATGTCCCGGAGAACACACTCCCACCAAGCACACACTCAACAGCTTTTTGGAATCTCCATTAAACTTTCTGAACACCCCAACTAAGAATCTGATCAACACTCCCTCAAAAAGTATATTGGACTTCCACTCCTGTGACTGTATGG agcAAATCATTGAGAAGGAGGAGGGCCCATACTACACGCACCTTGGATCTGGGCCAACTGTAGCGGCAGTACGAGAGATGATGGAGAACAG GTATGGGGAGAAAGGCAAAGCCGTGCGCATGGAAGTGGTGGTATTTACAGGAAGAGAAGGGCGGAGCTCACAGGGTTGTCCAATAGCCAAGTGG GTTATCCGTCGGGGCAGTGAAGAGGAGAAGCTGCTGTGCCTGGTGCGTCAGCGCGCGGGTCACCGCTGCCAGAATGCAGTCGTGGTCATCCTCATCCTAGCCTGGGAGGGCATCCCACGCAACATGGCTGATAAACTGTACCAGGATCTTACCAAAACTCTCTACACATACGGATCGCCTACCAACCGCCGCTGCGCTCTCAATGAGGA TCGTACCTGTGCTTGTCAGGGTCTGAACCCAGAGACCTGTGGAGCCTCATTTTCTTTTGGCTGCTCATGGAGCATGTACTACAATGGCTGCAAGTTTGCACGCAGTAAAGTGCCCCGAAAGTTCCGACTGCAGGGTGACTTCCCTGAGGAG gaGGAGAAGCTGGAAAGCAACCTGCAGAATTTGGCAGAGGATGTGGCTCCAGTGTATAAGAGACTTGCACCTGAGGCTTATCATAACCAG GTGCGGCAGGAAAAATTGGGGCAAGACTGTCGTCTGGGCACAAGAGAGGGTCGTCCATTCTCTGGTGTGACGGCGTGTGTGGACTTTTGTGCTCATGCTCACAGGGACACACACAACCTGACCAACGGGAGTACTGTG GTGTGCACTTTAACTAAAGAGGATAACCGTGCGGTGAGAAACATTCCAGAAGATGAGCAACTTCATGTCCTGCCTCTCTATAAGATCTCAGAGACTGATGAGTTTGGGCAGGTTGAGGGCCAGAGGGCTAAGATGGAGACTGGAGCCCTGCAGGTGCTCTCTTCCTTCCCACGAGAAGTACGTATGCTGGCTGAGCCTGTCAAGTCTGCCCACAAGAGAAGACTGGAGgccaagagagagcgagagaaacagAGCAGCCAGGAAAAGAAGCTGGTCACCCCAGCAAAAACAAAGAACGAGCCTCTCAAAG GTTTTAAAAGCACTTCGCCGAAATACGAGGCACAGAAATACTGTCCACCTGTGCAAGTGACTCCAGACATGGAGACATGCTTTTTAAGTTTAATAGATTCATCCAGCCCTTACAGCAGCATGGACTGTACTCCACAAGGGGGCCCTAGTGAACACAATGCAGCACTTTCTCCCTACTCTAACGGCAACCTGCCTGCCCCTCCCCAGTTCGCAGGACAGAAGCCCTTCAGAAACCAGCAGGATACACAAGGCTCCTTAGAAACCAAGTCCCAAGGTTTCAGTGACTACCATTTTGGAGTaaagacagaacccatggaggtGCACTGCTTCCAGGGTGGAGCTTCTCCAAGACTGCTCTCCCCAGCCCAGGCCGAGGGTCTCCACAGTCGACTGAACCAAGCACAGCCAAGCCTGGATAACAACTACCACCATGGACCACCCACAACCTTGCGACCCCTGACCCCAGAAGAGGTTAAAGCTGAGGAGGTGTGGTCAGACAGTGAACACAACTTCCTGGATAGTAATATCGGTGGGGTCGCAGTGGCACCGTCCCATGGCTCCATCCTCATTGAGTGTGCTCGGCATGAGCTTCACGCCACCACTCCCATCCTGCAGCCTAACCGCAGCCACCCCACTCGCATCTCTCTCGTCTTCTATCAGCACAAGAGTCTCAATGCACCAGGCCATGGCTTGCTCCAGTGGGAGGCCAAGATGGCCGAAAAGgccagggagagagaggaggcagCTGAAAGGCTGGGATCTGAGGCTGCAAACGTGGGAAGGTCAAAAGCAGTTAAGAGAGTTTCAGAAAGTGAAGAGGAAGATGTGTCGCAAGATGAGAGGGAGGAGCTAAATGTCCCTACTCGCCAATCACTAACAGCTACTCGGGACAACGTCATCACATCATCCCCATACGCTCTTACTCACGTCACTGGGCCTTATAACCGCTGGACATGA